The following coding sequences lie in one Rutidosis leptorrhynchoides isolate AG116_Rl617_1_P2 chromosome 6, CSIRO_AGI_Rlap_v1, whole genome shotgun sequence genomic window:
- the LOC139855080 gene encoding NAC domain-containing protein 7-like — protein sequence MNNFSHVPPGFRFHPTDEELVNYYLRKKIESKRIDLDVIKDIDLYRIEPWDLQDLCKLGSEEQNDWYFFSHKDKKYPTGTRTNRATKVGFWKATGRDKGVYSKSNLVGMRKTLVYYKGRAPNGQKSDWIMHEYRLETNENGVTQEEGWVVCRVFKKRLTTVRRMSEHDSLCWFDDQVSFMPNFESPKTVIHPYTSSSSSYHHQLTAKSDLDQFPCNLPQDHSLLQLPNLESPKILDQPFQPPNQQLNINLLYGNNVEQQDLQVTTDWRVLDKFVASQLSSDQYPTKPPSSSLDHMNVLLSDSKSDEMGSESASISTSTCQVDLWK from the exons ATGAATAACTTCTCACATGTTCCTCCCGGTTTTAGATTTCACCCAACCGATGAAGAACTTGTAAATTACTACCTAAGGAAAAAGATTGAGTCCAAACGAATTGATCTTGATGTTATTAAAGACATAGATCTTTATAGAATTGAGCCGTGGGATCTTCAAG ATTTATGCAAGCTAGGAAGTGAGGAGCAAAATGATTGGTATTTCTTTAGCCACAAGGATAAAAAGTACCCAACAGGAACTCGCACGAATAGAGCTACAAAAGTCGGGTTTTGGAAAGCCACTGGAAGAGACAAAGGCGTATACTCCAAGTCTAATTTAGTTGGCATGAGAAAGACATTGGTTTATTACAAAGGTCGAGCTCCTAATGGACAAAAATCAGATTGGATCATGCACGAGTATAGATTAGAAACGAATGAAAACGGCGTGACTCAG GAAGAAGGTTGGGTCGTTTGCAGGGTATTTAAGAAACGATTAACAACCGTACGAAGGATGAGCGAACATGATTCTTTGTGTTGGTTTGATGATCAAGTCTCATTTATGCCAAATTTTGAATCACCAAAAACAGTAATCCACCCATACACATCAAGTAGTAGCTCATATCATCACCAATTAACTGCAAAATCCGATCTCGATCAGTTCCCTTGCAATTTGCCTCAAGATCACTCATTACTTCAACTTCCAAATTTAGAGTCTCCCAAAATTCTTGATCAGCCTTTTCAGCCCCCGAATCAGCAGTTAAATATCAACTTGCTTTATGGTAACAATGTTGAACAACAAGATCTTCAAGTGACTACTGATTGGCGAGTACTTGACAAATTTGTTGCTTCGCAACTTAGTAGTGACCAATATCCTACCAAACCGCCTTCATCATCTCTTGATCATATGAACGTTCTTTTAAGCGATTCTAAGAGCGATGAAATGGGATCAGAATCTGCTTCAATATCAACTTCCACTTGCCAGGTTGATCTTTGGAAGTAA